In Streptomyces erythrochromogenes, the DNA window TGGGTGAGAGGGCGGCTCTGCGGCAGTGGGCTCAGACTGGACCCATGGGTGACGGGCCGGCGATCGAGCTGACCGGGCTGACCAAGCGGTACGGGCCGGTCATGGGAGTCGACCGCCTGAGCCTCACTGTGGAACCAGGTGAGGTGTTCGGCTTCCTCGGGCCGAACGGCGCGGGAAAGACGACCACGCTGCGGTGCCTGACCGGGCTGCTCCGGCCGAGCGAGGGACGCGTGAGAATACTCGGTCTGGACCCAATCGCGGATCACCGCCGGGTGGCCCCGCAGCTGGGGTACCTGCCGGGTGAACTGCGCCTGTACCCGGAACTCTCCGGAGCGGAGACGCTCGATCTGCTGTCCGCGCTCCAGGGAGCACCTGTGCCCCGCCGCGGTGAGCTGTGCGACAGGTTGGGGCTGACGCGCGAGGTCCTCGCCCGCCCCGTCGGGGGCTACTCGCGGGGCATGAAACAGAAGCTCGGGCTGGTGCAGGCGATGCAGCACGATCCGCATCTGGTGGTGCTCGACGAACCGACCGAGGGACTCGACCCGTTGGTCCAGGAGACGTTCTTCGCACTGCTGGGCGAGGCGGCTGCCAACGGACGCACCGTGCTGCTCTCCAGCCACATCCTGCCGGAGGTGCAGCGCACGTGCGAGCGGGTGGCGATCATCCGGGACGGACGACTGGTCACGGTCCAGAGCGTCGCCGGCCTGCGCGAGGCCCGTGCCCGACGCATCAGGCTGTCCTTCGCGGACGGGCAGGGAGCACGGCCACTGGGCGACGCAGAGCGTTGGACCCCGCGCTGGCACGGGGACCGGGCGGAGCTGCTCGTACCCCCGAGCGAGGTGGTGGACGCCCTGCGCACACTGCTCGGCCTGCCGGTGGCCGACGTCACGGTGGAGGAAGCCGGGCTGGACGAGGCCTTCATGGACCTGTATCGCAACGGCGCCGTGCGGGAGAAGCCGTGAAACGGCAGTGGCCGCTGCTGTGGCTCGCCCTGTACCGGCGGCGGGACGACGGCGGGCCCAGGTGGTCGGCGCGACCATTGCGATCGGAGCCGTGGGATTCGCCGTCAACTTCATCGCTCTGGCATGGGCCCCGGCAGCCCAGCTGAGGTTCCTGAGCCCGTTCCACTACTACGCGCCGGGCGACGCCCTGGCCGAAGGCGGTGTGCTCTGGCCCCAGCTCGGGATCCTTGTCGGAGCGGGAGTGCTGGGCGTCCTGCTGGCTCACCTGCTGCTCCAACGCCGAGACCTCGCGCCGTGAGCGCAGCTGCGGTCGAGGGGTCGGAGCAGCGGCCGACCCCGTCCCCGAGGGCGCGGTGGCCTCAGTACGGCCAAGACCAGTCCGCGACCTCCGGCAGGTCCGTGCCGTGCTCGCGGATCCAGCTGTGGTGGCGGATGCGCTGGTCGGCCATGGCCTGGCGGAGTCCCTCGGCGCGACCGGCGAGGCCGGGGACGCGGTCGATGACGTCCATGACGAGCCGGTAGCGGTCGAGGTCGTTGCGCACGACCATGTCGAAGGGGGTGGTCGTGGTGCCGGACTCCTTGTAGCCGCGGACGTGCAGCTGGGGGTGGCCGGTCCGGCGGTAGGCGAGGCGGTGGATGAGCCACGGGTAGCCGTGGTAGGCGAAGATCACCGGCTTGTCTGTGGTGAAGAGCGCGTCGTACTCGGCGTCCGTCATGCCGTGGGGGTGTTCCTCGTGGGGCATGAGCCGGGCGATGTCGACGACGTTGACGACGCGGACGGCCAGCGAGGGGAGGTGCTCTCGGAGCAGGGCCGCTGCGGCCAGCACCTCCATGGTGGGTACGTCACCGGCGCAGGCGAGTACGACGTCCGGTTCGCGGGAGCCGTGGTCGGTTCCCGCCCACTCCCAGACGCCTGCGCCGCGCGTCACGTGGGTGCGGGCCTCGTCGATCGGCAGCCAGTCGAAGCAGGGCTGCTTGCCGGCGACGATCACGTTGACCTGATCGCGGCTGCGCAGGGCGTGATCGGCCACGGCGAGGAGGGTGTTGGCGTCCGGCGGCAGGTAGACCCGTACGACCTCGGGGCTCTTGTTGAGGACGTGGTCGACGAAGCCGGGGTCCTGGTGGGAGAAGCCGTTGTTGTCCTGGCGCCAGACGTGCGAGGTGAGCAGGTAGTTGAGAGATGCGATCGGGGCCCGCCAGGACAACTCGCGCGCTGCCTTCAGCCACTTGATGTGCTGGCCGACCATGGAGTCGACGATGTGCGCGAAGGCTTCGTAGGTGGAGAAGAGTCCGTGGCGGCCGGTGAGGAGGTACCCCTCCAGCCAGCCCTGGCAGACATGTTCCGACAGGATCTCCATGACGCGGCCATCGCGGGACAGGTTGCGGTCCGTCGTCTCCGTCATGCCCTGCCAGGCTTTGCCGGTGGCGTCGTACAGGTCGTCCAGCCGGTTGGAGGCGGTCTCGTCCGGTCCGACGACCCTGAAGTCCCGCCGCGCGGCGGTGTCGCGCATGATCCGGGTCAGGAAGCGCCCGAGGACGCGGGTCGGTTCGTGGAGGCTGCTGCCTCGCTTTTCGACAGGGACGGCGTAGGTGTCGAGGGCGGGGAGCGGGAGGGGCCGCAGGAGCCGGCCACCGTTCGCGTACGGGACGGCGCCCAGGCGGTGATCGCCCTGCGGGAGACAGGCGAGGACCTGCTCGGTGGGGCGCCCGTCGGCGTCGAAGAGCTCCTGCGGCCGGTACGAGCGCAGCCAGTCCTCCAACTGCTTCAGGTGCGTCGGGTTTTCGCGTACCCCGGCCAGTGGGACCTGGTGGGCCCGCCACGTGCCCTCGACCGGGTCGCCGTCGACGGTCGCGGGGCCGGTCCAGCCCTTGGGGGTACGCAGCACGATCATCGGCCAGCGTGCGCGCTCGCGCTGCGTGCCGATACCCGCTGCCCGGGCTTCCTGCTGGATGAGCGCGATGCGGTCCACGGCGTGGTCCACGGCGCGGGCCATGGCGTGATGGACCTGGGCGGGGTCGCTGCCGGTCACGTACAGCGGGTCGTGCCCGTAACCGCGCAGCAGCGCATCGAGCTCGTCCGCAGGGATACGGGACAGCACCGTCGGATTGGCGATCTTGTAGCCGTTGAGGTGCAGGATCGGCAGGACCGCGCCGTCGTGGACCGGGTCGAGGAACTTGTTCGAGTGCCAGGACGCCGCCAGCGGCCCCGTCTCGGCCTCGCCGTCCCCGATGACGCAGGCGACCAGCAGGCCGGGGTGGTCGAAGGCGGCTCCGTAGGCGTGGGCCAGGGCGTATCCGAGCTCGCCGCCTTCGTGGATGGAGCCGGGCGTCTCGGGGGCCACGTGGCTCGGCACGCCGCCGGGGAAGGAGAACTGCCGGAACAGCGCGCCCATGCCGACCGCGTCCCGCGTGATGCCCGGGTAGGTCTCGGTGTACGTGCCTTCCAGCCAGGAGTTGGCGAGGACGGCCGGACCGCCGTGGCCCGGACCCCAGACGCACAGGGCGTCGAGCGAGCGGTCCTTGATCACACGGTTGAGGTGGGTGTGGACGAGGTTCAGGCCGGGGGAAGTGCCCCAGTGGCCGAGCAGCCGCGGCTTGATGTGCTCCGGCCGTAGCGGCTCGGTGAGCAGCGGGTTGTCCATGAGGTAGATCTGGCCGACTGCCAGATAGTTGGCTGCGCGCCAGTGCGCGTCGAGCTCCGAGATGGGGTACGAGGTCATGCCCGCTCCTGAGTACGACGGTCCGGGACGTTCGTCGACTGAGCCGACGCCTCCACACTGCCGTCCCCGCATCGGCGCCGCGAGGGGAGGACCGGCCCTGGGGGAGGGACCGTCGGCCCCTGTGTGCCACGGCGTTCAGCCGGGAGGGTGAGGTCAGCGGCGCCGGTCCCCCCGGCCGGCGCGGCTCCCCTGACGACCGACGGCGATGCCCCGGCATCGGTACGGAGGACAGACTCGTGAAGCAAACCCTGGTTGTCGGAGTGGACGGATCCCCTCAGAGCCGGGCCGCGGCGGACTGGGCCGCACGGGAAGCCGTATGGCGTGACCTGCCCCTGCACGTGGTCCACGCCTGGCTTGGCAGCCGCTCGCAGCACCGATCGTCCAGGACCGGGACACGAAGCCCGCCGCGCCGACGACGTCCTGAAGGAGGTCGAGGGCGAGCTCACCCGCCGGTACCTGGGGCTGGCCCTCACCGCGGAAGTGCTCTCCGACGCGCCCGTGCCGGCCCTGCTGCACGCCGCCAAGGGTGCTGAGATGCTGGTCATCGGCACGCGCGGGCACGGAGCCCTGGTCCATTGTTTTCCGCCCCGCCGCTGCCGCAGGCTCCCGCCGGCAGCGACGGTGCGAACGTTCACCGCACGATCCGCATCATGCTCGAAGACATCGCGCTCTCACCGTTCCAGGACTCCCTGACCGAGCACAACCGCTTCACCGTGCTCTCCGACCTCGACCGGCTGCCCGTCGCGGCCCGGGCCGAGTGGGGCCACCTGCTCTTGGACATGCTTCGCGACGTCCCGGAAGTGCCTGCAGGTCACTGCAAATGGCGCTTCCGGCGCATGCTCGACGCCGACGGCACACGCCAACTCATCGTCGGCGCCGCGACCCGCTTCGACCGTGACGTTCAGGCGGCGTTCACCGCCTACGTGCCGCTTCGGCACCATGAGGTCACCAATCGCACCGGCCGGACCAAGGAATCATCGGCGCTCGGCGTCCTGCTCACCCCGCGCCACGATGGGCGACGGCCGTGGAACACCAGCTCCGTGCGCGTCCACGGGGACCTCGAACCGCCTCCGCAGGACTTGCAGATCTACAGCGAGGTCTGGAACCGGGCCTTCGACAAAGGCGGCGCAACCGATCAGGACCGGGCCGAACAGCCTCCAGCACCGACCGGCAGGTGAGAGGAACAGACCTCACGTGACGCTGGGGCTTCGGCGCTCCAGCAGAACCACGTCCCGCCAGGCGCCGTGATGGCGGCCGATGCGCTCGCGGGTGCCGATGACCCGGAACCCGGCCCGCGCATGGACGGCGAGGCTGGCGGCGTTCTCGGGGAAGATCCCGGACTGGATCGTCCAGATCCCCGCGGCCTCGGTCGACTCCACCAGCGCCGCCAGGAGCTGCCCGGCGACACCGCGGGCCCGGGCGCCGGGGTGGACGTAGACGGAGTGCTCGACAACGCCCGCGTACGCGCAACGGTCGGAGACCCGGGTGGCGGCAACCCAGCCGAGCACCTTGCCGCCGGTGTCGAGCGCGGCGAAGCGGTGCTCGGGTAGCCTCGCCGCGTCGAACTCGGCCCAGGTCGGGGCGGTGGTCTCGAAGGTGGCGTTGCCCTCGTCGATACCCGCCTGGTAGATCGCCAGGACCTCGTCAGCGTGCCCGTCGGTCAGCGGCGTGATGGTGATGCTCACGCGGTGGCCGCGCGGGTGAGGAGCTGGCCCATGGCCGCGAGGACGGTCGGTTCGACCCGGTAGTACACCCAGGTCCCGCGCCGTTCGGAGGAGAGCAAGCCCGCCTCGCGGAGCTTCTTCAGGTGGTGGGAGACGGTGGGCTGGGAGACGCCGACGTCGGAGATGTCGCACACGCACGCCTCACCGCCCTCGTGGGAGGCGACGGCGGAGAACAGGCGCAGGCGTACCGGGTCGCCGAGGGCCTTGAACATCAGGGCGGTCCGTTCGGCCTCCTCTGCCGTCAGTGGGCGCTGGGTCAGGGGCGGGCAGCACGGGGCCACGGCATCCGGCTCCAGCAGCGGCAACACCTTCACAGTGGACATGCCCCCATCATCCTTTGAACTTCGACAGATGTCTATGTTGACCAACGTCGATATCGAGTGCAGTCTTAAGGCGTCAGGACATCGACAGACGTCGAATCAATGGGGAGCCCGTCGTGAACGCATCCACCGAAGCCCTGCCCGTCGCCGTGATCGGAGCCGGCCCCGCCGGCCTGGCGGCCGCAGCCCACCTCACCGGGCGCGGCATCAAGCCCCTCGTCCTGGAAGCCGGAGCGGCCGCCGCCACCGCGGTACGCGAATGGGGTCACGTTCGGCTCTTCTCCACCTGGTCCGAGCTCGTTGACCCGGCCGCCGAGAAGCTTCTGGCTCCTACCGGCTGGACGGCACCCGACGGCGCGACGTACCCCTCCGGTGCCGACTGGGCCGCCTTCTACCTCCAGCCCCTCGCCGACGTCCTCGGGGAAAGGGTCCGCTACGGCGCCACCGTCATCGGCGTCTCCCGCCTCGGTCGCGACCGGATCGTGGACGCCGACCGCGAGCAGCAGCCCTTCACCGTGCGCATCGCGAACGCGGACGGCACCGAGGAACGCATCCTGGCCTCCGCCGTCATCGACGCCTCCGGCACCTGGTACACCCCGAGCCCCATCGGCGGCGACGGCCTGCCCGCCCTCGGCGAGAAGGCTGCCGGCGACCGGATCTCCTACCGCATCCCCGACCTCAAGAACCCGGCCACCCGGGCCCGGTACGCGGGCAAGCGCACCGCCGTCATCGGCTCGGGCGCCTCCGCCTTCACCGCGCTGGCCTACCTCGCCGACCTCGCCGAGGCCGAGGACGCCACCGGCACACATGCCACCTGGATCCTGCGCCGCGGTATCTCCGGCTCCACCTTCGGCGGCGGCAGCGCCGATCAGCTCCCCGCCCGCGGAGCCCTCGGCCTCGCCGCCAAGGCCGCCGTCGACAACGGCTACGCCGACGCCGTCACCGGCTTCCGCACCGACGCCATCCAGCGCGGCAGCGACGGCCGCCTGATCCTGGTCGCCGAGGACGGCCGCCGCCTCGACGCGGTCGACGAGGTCATCGTCCTGACCGGACTGCGCCCCGACCTGTCCTTCGTCTCCGAGCTGCGCCTGGGCCTGGACGAGCGCCTCCAGGCACCGGTCGAGCTCGCGCCGCTGATCGATCCGAACCAGCACTCGTGCGGCACCGTCTACCCGCACGGCGTGAACGAGCTGTCCCACCCCGAACAGGGCGTCTACATCGTCGGCATGAAGTCCTACGGCCGCGCGCCGACCTTCCTCGCCATGACCGGCTACGAGCAGGTCCGCTCCATCGCCGCCCACCTCGCCGGCGACCAGGAAGCCGCCGAACGCGTCGAACTCACCCTCCCCGAGACCGGAGTCTGCGGCGGCGCCGGCCTCTTCGACCAGCCCGCGGCCGCCGAAGAGACCAGCGGCGGCGGCTGCTGCGCGGCACCCGAGACCCTCACCGTCGGCGCCCCCGCCCCCTCTTCCGGCGGCTGCTGAACACCATGCCGCACACCGAGGCCGGCGTGGCCGCGACCGGGACGGGGGTCCGGTCGCGGCCACGCGCCGCACTGCCCGCCCTGTGCGTCACCCAGATCACCAGCTGGGGCATCCTCTACTACGCCGTCCTGGCCTGCCGCACCGGCGCGACCGCCCGAACCACCGCCCTGTTCGGACTCGGCGGCCTCACCACCGCCGCTCTCGGGGTCATCGCCGGGCCCTACACACTCTTGGTCGCACTCGCCGGTCGCGGGAACAGTCCGCGGCAACCTCACCCTCCTCCAGGCCACTGCCGTCACCGACCGCTGGGCACCACCCACTACGGCCGCCTCTCCGGGCTCCTTGCCGCACCAGCCCACACCGCGGCCGCCCTCGCCCCCTTCGCCTTCGCCCCCTTCGCCGGCGCCGCCCTCGCCGCACCGCTCGGCGGCTACCCCGCCCTGTTCGTACTCCTCGCCCCTCTCTCCGCCGTGGCTGCCGTCACCAGCCTCGGAACCCACCCGCCGCAGCGCGGCTGGCAGGTGCGTGGACAGCACCGCCAGGACCGCCAGGGCGAACGCGATGTCCGTGGCCATCGGGACCGCCCAGCCCACACTGCTGCCGCCGCCCGCCGTGGTGGTGGCCAGGTAGAGGGCGGCGGGTACGGCCATCCCGCACAACGCGGCGATGACCGGCAGCGCGGCTGTGGCCGCCCGACCTCGCCTGGGCCGATGTCCTGGGCCTGTCCGAACTGGCCGGGATCGGCTTCACCGTCGCCCTCCTCATCGGGGAACTCGCCTTCCCCGGCGGCCGGACCGGCGAGCACGTCAAGGCAGCCGTGCTCGTCGCCTCGCTGATCGCCGCGGTCCTTGCAGCCGTCCTGCTGCGTCGACGCAACACCGTCTACCGGCGGCTGTACGAGGCGGAGAACACTGACGCCGACAACGACGGCATCCCCGATGTCTACCAGCACGACACGGCTGCCGAGAGCACCACAGCATACGGACGGGCTGCCCACCTGATGGCCGGCGGCGATGATCGCTGCTGGCGCCCGTCATCGTCATCGCCGCGATGGTCATCCGCACGGCCATCAGCGAGCTCCGGCATCCGGGAGACGGCCGTTGGCTCGCATGCGCGCCCGGCCGACACTGGTGCGCGCCCGAGGTTGGGACATCCTCGCCGTCTACGGCCGCCCCCCAACGCGGTTCCCGGCCTGGGCGGAGGTGGCGGTACCGTCGCTGACCTTGCCGCCGAGGCCGCGGTCCACGGGCTACGAGCGTCCGTCCAAGCTGCTGCAGACCGCCGTACCCGACCACGCCGCCACCCTCGGGAAGAACTGAACCGCAGTAGGCGCCGGTGGTGTCTACTCCCGGATTTCCAGGACCTCGGTCAACGGGCGGCGGGGCGTGTCGGGGCCTGTGGGGCCGTAGCCGAGGCGGAACACCATTTGCACGTGTCCCATGGCCGCGACCGGGTCGCGAACCGTCCAGCGCAACTCCGGCCATTCCAGGGGATGAGACGTCATCGACGTGGCGAGGCCGTCGGCAGTGGCCTGCAGAAGGACTCGCTCCATTGCCTGGCCGGCACGCAGCCAGTCGGCTCTCGTGTCCCCCGGGGTGCTCAGCAGAGCCAGCTGCGGCCTCTTCTCGAACACGGCCCAGCCGCGATCCGGTAT includes these proteins:
- a CDS encoding ABC transporter ATP-binding protein yields the protein MGDGPAIELTGLTKRYGPVMGVDRLSLTVEPGEVFGFLGPNGAGKTTTLRCLTGLLRPSEGRVRILGLDPIADHRRVAPQLGYLPGELRLYPELSGAETLDLLSALQGAPVPRRGELCDRLGLTREVLARPVGGYSRGMKQKLGLVQAMQHDPHLVVLDEPTEGLDPLVQETFFALLGEAAANGRTVLLSSHILPEVQRTCERVAIIRDGRLVTVQSVAGLREARARRIRLSFADGQGARPLGDAERWTPRWHGDRAELLVPPSEVVDALRTLLGLPVADVTVEEAGLDEAFMDLYRNGAVREKP
- a CDS encoding phosphoketolase family protein, with the protein product MTSYPISELDAHWRAANYLAVGQIYLMDNPLLTEPLRPEHIKPRLLGHWGTSPGLNLVHTHLNRVIKDRSLDALCVWGPGHGGPAVLANSWLEGTYTETYPGITRDAVGMGALFRQFSFPGGVPSHVAPETPGSIHEGGELGYALAHAYGAAFDHPGLLVACVIGDGEAETGPLAASWHSNKFLDPVHDGAVLPILHLNGYKIANPTVLSRIPADELDALLRGYGHDPLYVTGSDPAQVHHAMARAVDHAVDRIALIQQEARAAGIGTQRERARWPMIVLRTPKGWTGPATVDGDPVEGTWRAHQVPLAGVRENPTHLKQLEDWLRSYRPQELFDADGRPTEQVLACLPQGDHRLGAVPYANGGRLLRPLPLPALDTYAVPVEKRGSSLHEPTRVLGRFLTRIMRDTAARRDFRVVGPDETASNRLDDLYDATGKAWQGMTETTDRNLSRDGRVMEILSEHVCQGWLEGYLLTGRHGLFSTYEAFAHIVDSMVGQHIKWLKAARELSWRAPIASLNYLLTSHVWRQDNNGFSHQDPGFVDHVLNKSPEVVRVYLPPDANTLLAVADHALRSRDQVNVIVAGKQPCFDWLPIDEARTHVTRGAGVWEWAGTDHGSREPDVVLACAGDVPTMEVLAAAALLREHLPSLAVRVVNVVDIARLMPHEEHPHGMTDAEYDALFTTDKPVIFAYHGYPWLIHRLAYRRTGHPQLHVRGYKESGTTTTPFDMVVRNDLDRYRLVMDVIDRVPGLAGRAEGLRQAMADQRIRHHSWIREHGTDLPEVADWSWPY
- a CDS encoding universal stress protein, with the protein product MDGSPQSRAAADWAAREAVWRDLPLHVVHAWLGSRSQHRSSRTGTRSPPRRRRPEGGRGRAHPPVPGAGPHRGSALRRARAGPAARRQGC
- a CDS encoding GNAT family N-acetyltransferase, translating into MSITITPLTDGHADEVLAIYQAGIDEGNATFETTAPTWAEFDAARLPEHRFAALDTGGKVLGWVAATRVSDRCAYAGVVEHSVYVHPGARARGVAGQLLAALVESTEAAGIWTIQSGIFPENAASLAVHARAGFRVIGTRERIGRHHGAWRDVVLLERRSPSVT
- a CDS encoding ArsR/SmtB family transcription factor; the protein is MSTVKVLPLLEPDAVAPCCPPLTQRPLTAEEAERTALMFKALGDPVRLRLFSAVASHEGGEACVCDISDVGVSQPTVSHHLKKLREAGLLSSERRGTWVYYRVEPTVLAAMGQLLTRAATA
- a CDS encoding NAD(P)-binding domain-containing protein, with translation MNASTEALPVAVIGAGPAGLAAAAHLTGRGIKPLVLEAGAAAATAVREWGHVRLFSTWSELVDPAAEKLLAPTGWTAPDGATYPSGADWAAFYLQPLADVLGERVRYGATVIGVSRLGRDRIVDADREQQPFTVRIANADGTEERILASAVIDASGTWYTPSPIGGDGLPALGEKAAGDRISYRIPDLKNPATRARYAGKRTAVIGSGASAFTALAYLADLAEAEDATGTHATWILRRGISGSTFGGGSADQLPARGALGLAAKAAVDNGYADAVTGFRTDAIQRGSDGRLILVAEDGRRLDAVDEVIVLTGLRPDLSFVSELRLGLDERLQAPVELAPLIDPNQHSCGTVYPHGVNELSHPEQGVYIVGMKSYGRAPTFLAMTGYEQVRSIAAHLAGDQEAAERVELTLPETGVCGGAGLFDQPAAAEETSGGGCCAAPETLTVGAPAPSSGGC